One genomic window of Xanthobacter dioxanivorans includes the following:
- a CDS encoding SDR family NAD(P)-dependent oxidoreductase: MSEGVLAGQTALVTGAGKGIGRACALALAGAGAHVIAVARTAGDLESLAHEAPGRIEAWIEDVRGDGLPARIRGLKRLDVLVNNAGTNKLQHVLDVDDETLDMLIALNIRAAFKVAQAAAAVMVAQGGGGSIVNISSQVGHVGGPRRTVYSMTKHAVEGMTKSMAIDLAPHKIRVNAVAPTVVETPMTAPFFEDPAYREAAMASIPLKEVLQPEDVAGAVLYLASPSARLVSGTSLRVDGGATAI; this comes from the coding sequence GTGAGCGAGGGCGTGCTGGCGGGGCAGACCGCCCTCGTCACCGGCGCCGGCAAGGGCATCGGGCGCGCCTGCGCCCTCGCCCTTGCCGGGGCAGGCGCCCATGTGATCGCGGTAGCGCGCACCGCCGGCGACCTCGAAAGCCTCGCGCATGAGGCGCCGGGCCGCATCGAGGCGTGGATCGAGGACGTGCGGGGGGATGGCCTCCCCGCGCGCATCCGCGGCCTGAAGCGGCTCGACGTGCTGGTGAACAATGCCGGCACCAACAAGCTTCAGCATGTGCTCGACGTGGACGACGAGACCCTCGACATGCTCATCGCCCTCAACATCCGCGCCGCCTTCAAGGTGGCGCAGGCGGCGGCGGCGGTGATGGTGGCGCAGGGAGGAGGGGGCTCCATCGTCAACATCTCCTCCCAGGTCGGTCACGTGGGCGGGCCGCGGCGCACGGTCTATTCCATGACCAAGCACGCGGTGGAAGGCATGACCAAGTCCATGGCCATCGACCTCGCCCCGCACAAGATCCGCGTCAACGCGGTGGCGCCGACCGTGGTGGAGACGCCGATGACGGCGCCCTTCTTCGAGGACCCCGCCTATCGCGAGGCGGCCATGGCCTCCATTCCCCTGAAGGAGGTGCTCCAGCCCGAGGACGTGGCAGGAGCTGTGCTCTACCTCGCTTCCCCGTCGGCCCGCCTCGTCAGCGGCACGAGCCTTAGGGTAGACGGGGGAGCAACCGCCATCTGA
- a CDS encoding FAD binding domain-containing protein: protein MAKNPGAGQKRALVIGGSMAGLFAALLLRKAGWQAEIFERIGSELAGRGAGIVTHQELLEIMQKCGVDSAAARVGVPVHGRRVFSRGGELVAEMPLEQIVTSWGHLHGLLRRALPDTHFHHGRALVRVEERGERVAAHFADGSVEEGDLLVGADGIFSTVRAQFAPQVTPSYVGYIAWRGLVDEAALSDKTRADLCDHFPFSLPPGEQMLGYPVAGLGEVMERGRRRFNFVWYRPAAAAGVLQDLLTDRDGVQHSLSIPPDRIRPEVVARMRADAAATLAPQFAEVVERTPQPFIQVIQDLASPHMVLGRRTVILGDAAFVARPHVGMGVTKAAGDAEMLVEALGRHGSDMDAALAEFEAERVAFGAAVVRRAQQLGLYIEPRELTQEERAHAEYHRQPSAIMAETAVATGIAA from the coding sequence ATGGCGAAAAATCCTGGGGCGGGACAGAAGCGGGCGCTTGTCATCGGCGGCTCCATGGCCGGCCTCTTCGCGGCGCTGCTGCTGCGCAAGGCCGGGTGGCAGGCGGAGATCTTCGAGCGGATCGGCTCGGAACTCGCGGGCCGCGGTGCGGGCATCGTTACCCACCAGGAATTGCTCGAGATCATGCAGAAATGCGGGGTCGACAGCGCCGCCGCCCGGGTCGGAGTTCCGGTCCATGGCCGCCGCGTCTTCTCCCGCGGCGGCGAGCTTGTCGCCGAGATGCCGCTGGAGCAGATCGTCACCTCGTGGGGACACCTGCACGGCCTGCTGCGCCGGGCGCTGCCGGACACCCATTTCCACCACGGCCGGGCCCTCGTGCGCGTCGAGGAGCGCGGCGAGCGGGTCGCCGCCCATTTCGCCGACGGCAGCGTGGAGGAGGGCGACCTCCTGGTGGGGGCGGACGGCATCTTCTCCACCGTGCGCGCCCAGTTCGCGCCGCAGGTGACGCCCTCCTACGTGGGCTACATCGCCTGGCGCGGCCTCGTCGATGAAGCGGCGCTCTCCGACAAGACCCGCGCGGACCTGTGCGATCATTTCCCGTTCTCCCTGCCGCCGGGGGAGCAGATGCTGGGCTATCCGGTGGCGGGCCTCGGCGAGGTCATGGAGCGCGGCCGGCGCCGCTTCAACTTCGTCTGGTACCGGCCGGCGGCCGCCGCCGGGGTGCTTCAGGACCTGCTGACCGATCGCGACGGCGTGCAGCACAGCCTCTCCATCCCGCCGGACAGGATCCGGCCCGAGGTGGTGGCGCGGATGCGGGCGGATGCGGCGGCGACGCTGGCGCCCCAGTTCGCCGAGGTGGTGGAGCGCACGCCCCAGCCCTTCATCCAGGTGATCCAGGATCTGGCCTCGCCGCACATGGTGCTGGGGCGGCGCACGGTGATCCTCGGCGACGCCGCCTTCGTGGCGCGGCCCCATGTGGGCATGGGCGTCACCAAGGCCGCCGGCGACGCCGAGATGCTGGTGGAGGCCCTTGGGCGCCACGGATCCGACATGGATGCCGCCCTGGCCGAGTTCGAGGCGGAACGGGTGGCATTCGGCGCCGCCGTGGTGCGCCGCGCGCAGCAGCTCGGCCTCTACATCGAGCCGCGCGAGCTCACCCAGGAAGAGCGCGCCCACGCCGAGTATCATCGGCAGCCTTCGGCGATCATGGCCGAGACCGCCGTCGCCACCGGCATCGCCGCCTAG
- a CDS encoding cupin domain-containing protein, whose protein sequence is MGKHIITNWPAAPAAWPAALQAELVARSGDGRVGSRLVSQTDRVRVWMITLAPGERIAFHTHVLDYFWTCTTGGAARSHYSDGRTVDVTYTPGETRHMTFDAGAFMIHDLENTGPETIVFTTVEFLDSANAPLPLPADVLEATSAAA, encoded by the coding sequence ATGGGCAAGCACATCATCACCAATTGGCCGGCCGCACCGGCCGCCTGGCCGGCGGCGCTGCAGGCGGAGCTCGTCGCGCGGAGCGGCGACGGGCGCGTGGGCAGCCGCCTGGTCTCGCAGACCGACCGCGTGCGGGTGTGGATGATCACCCTGGCGCCGGGCGAGCGGATCGCCTTCCACACCCACGTCCTCGACTATTTCTGGACCTGCACCACCGGCGGCGCCGCGCGCTCCCACTACAGCGATGGCCGCACGGTGGACGTGACCTACACGCCCGGCGAGACCCGGCACATGACCTTCGATGCCGGCGCGTTCATGATCCACGATCTGGAGAACACCGGTCCGGAGACGATTGTCTTCACCACCGTCGAATTCCTCGACAGCGCCAACGCCCCGCTGCCCCTGCCGGCGGACGTGCTGGAGGCGACGTCCGCGGCGGCGTGA
- a CDS encoding alpha/beta fold hydrolase — protein sequence MGDVKMVSVNGAHLAVRIDGDADKPWMVLSNSLACTLESWRFQMPLLTRTHRVLRYDTRAHGASSAPAGPYSMDTFVDDMVGLMDHFGIGRADLIGLSLGGMTAIGLAIRAPERVARLISIAARTDTNPAFLENWDVRCAAVRAAGGMSGVADFTLARWFTPAFHAAHPEVVREAKEMILGCDMDGYIACADALRGLDYKRHLGAIRAPALFIAGREDGGAPPAEIQSMAALTPGARFAVIEAAHIVPMENPGAFNAQVESFLAETPVPAGDVASG from the coding sequence ATGGGCGACGTGAAGATGGTGTCGGTCAACGGCGCGCACCTGGCCGTCCGCATCGATGGCGATGCGGACAAGCCATGGATGGTGCTGTCCAATTCGCTGGCCTGCACGCTGGAAAGCTGGCGCTTCCAGATGCCGCTCCTGACCCGCACGCACCGGGTGCTGCGCTACGACACCCGCGCCCATGGCGCAAGCTCGGCCCCCGCCGGGCCCTACAGCATGGACACGTTCGTCGACGACATGGTCGGGCTCATGGACCATTTCGGCATCGGTCGCGCCGACCTCATCGGCCTGTCCCTCGGCGGCATGACCGCCATCGGCCTCGCCATCCGCGCTCCCGAGCGGGTGGCCCGGCTGATCAGCATCGCCGCGCGCACGGATACCAATCCGGCCTTCCTCGAGAACTGGGACGTGCGCTGCGCGGCGGTGCGGGCGGCGGGCGGCATGTCGGGGGTGGCGGACTTCACCCTCGCCCGCTGGTTCACGCCGGCGTTCCACGCTGCGCATCCGGAGGTGGTGCGGGAGGCGAAGGAGATGATCCTCGGCTGCGACATGGACGGCTACATCGCCTGCGCCGACGCCCTCAGGGGCCTCGACTACAAGCGCCATCTCGGCGCCATCCGGGCGCCGGCCCTGTTCATCGCCGGGCGGGAGGACGGCGGCGCGCCGCCGGCGGAGATCCAGTCCATGGCGGCGCTCACGCCGGGCGCCCGTTTCGCCGTCATCGAGGCGGCCCACATCGTCCCGATGGAGAACCCCGGTGCGTTCAACGCGCAGGTGGAGTCCTTCCTCGCCGAGACCCCCGTCCCGGCCGGGGACGTCGCCTCCGGCTAA
- a CDS encoding LLM class flavin-dependent oxidoreductase, with the protein MKLGFFTMPIHPLDKDWRQSLKEDREAFVLADELGFTEGYCGEHATDQAENITSCAMFMAWIASHTKNIRLGTGTINMPNSHPAAVAGQIAMLDHMLDGRFNFGISPGGLLSDAEVFGNLDADRNAMFVEGINAVLAIWAGEVPYDIKGRYWTITTERTQMPQIGQGIMPRPLQQPHPPIVVTVVAPYSKGVIEAAARGWLPISANFLLPKWVATHWPKYVEGCARAGRAADPADWRVAKSVFVADDLATARAYALGPQSPYRFYYSQLLTKMKANKRVELFKSDPAMSDDDVTLDRVLDDLVIWGTPDKVAEDLLAFQEVTGPFGTLLYAGKDWVDRDLARRSMVLIAEEVVPRIARAGAARAAE; encoded by the coding sequence ATGAAGCTCGGGTTCTTCACCATGCCGATCCATCCCCTCGACAAGGACTGGCGCCAGTCCCTCAAGGAGGATCGCGAAGCGTTCGTGCTGGCGGACGAGCTGGGCTTCACCGAGGGCTATTGCGGCGAGCACGCCACCGACCAGGCCGAGAACATCACCTCCTGCGCCATGTTCATGGCCTGGATCGCCTCGCACACGAAGAATATCCGCCTCGGCACCGGCACCATCAACATGCCCAACAGCCACCCCGCGGCGGTGGCGGGGCAGATCGCCATGCTCGACCATATGCTGGACGGCCGCTTCAACTTCGGCATCAGTCCCGGCGGCCTGCTCTCCGACGCGGAGGTGTTCGGCAATCTCGATGCCGACCGCAACGCCATGTTCGTGGAAGGCATCAACGCCGTGCTCGCCATCTGGGCGGGCGAGGTTCCCTACGACATCAAGGGCCGCTACTGGACCATCACCACCGAGCGCACGCAGATGCCGCAGATCGGCCAGGGCATCATGCCCCGCCCGCTGCAGCAGCCGCACCCGCCCATCGTGGTGACGGTGGTCGCGCCCTATTCCAAGGGCGTGATCGAGGCGGCGGCGCGGGGCTGGCTGCCCATCTCGGCCAACTTCCTGCTGCCGAAATGGGTGGCGACCCACTGGCCGAAATATGTGGAAGGCTGCGCCCGCGCCGGCCGTGCCGCCGATCCCGCCGACTGGCGCGTGGCCAAGAGCGTGTTCGTCGCCGACGATCTGGCCACCGCCCGCGCCTATGCCCTCGGCCCGCAGAGCCCGTACCGCTTCTATTACAGCCAGCTGCTCACCAAGATGAAGGCGAACAAGCGGGTCGAGCTGTTCAAGTCCGACCCGGCCATGTCCGATGACGACGTGACCCTCGACCGTGTGCTCGATGATCTGGTCATCTGGGGCACGCCGGACAAGGTGGCCGAGGATCTCCTCGCCTTCCAGGAGGTCACCGGGCCGTTCGGCACGCTGCTTTATGCCGGCAAGGACTGGGTGGACCGGGATCTCGCCCGTCGCTCCATGGTCCTGATCGCGGAGGAGGTGGTGCCGCGCATTGCCCGGGCCGGCGCCGCGCGCGCAGCGGAATAG
- a CDS encoding Gfo/Idh/MocA family protein, protein MLEVGLAGLGWWGGMMLAALADSPHVRIVAATDLDPGKAAVAARHGVPFVPTFQSLLATPALGGVILCTPQDFHAHQIIAAAAAGKHVFCEKPLCLTRADAERAVAACAAHGRVLGVGHERRFEPPVVELAARIARGDLGTVLQMEGNFSQDKFLALPPGNWRTSRGNPAGPATATGVHLIDLATAILGPAERVLANLGTLATTFENGDTLAMSIRFASGATALLSAILATPFDGRIAVYGSEGWAEVRDKAHPEQSEGWTATYVRRGRLREQIEYPPAVAVRANVEAFAIAAAGGAPYPIATGQMIETVAALEAVFASAATGQPAQVPG, encoded by the coding sequence ATGCTCGAGGTGGGACTGGCGGGACTTGGCTGGTGGGGCGGCATGATGCTGGCGGCGCTGGCCGACAGCCCGCACGTGCGCATCGTCGCGGCCACAGATTTGGATCCGGGGAAAGCGGCGGTTGCCGCGCGTCATGGCGTGCCTTTCGTCCCGACCTTCCAGTCGCTGCTCGCCACCCCGGCCCTGGGTGGGGTCATCCTGTGCACGCCGCAGGATTTCCATGCGCACCAGATCATCGCCGCAGCGGCCGCCGGCAAGCATGTGTTCTGCGAGAAGCCGCTGTGCCTGACGCGGGCCGACGCGGAGCGGGCGGTGGCCGCCTGCGCCGCCCACGGGCGGGTGCTGGGGGTGGGCCACGAGCGCCGTTTCGAGCCGCCGGTGGTGGAACTGGCCGCCCGGATCGCGCGCGGGGACCTGGGAACCGTCTTGCAGATGGAAGGCAATTTCAGCCAGGACAAGTTCCTCGCTTTGCCGCCGGGCAACTGGCGCACCAGCCGCGGCAACCCGGCGGGACCGGCCACCGCCACCGGCGTCCACCTCATCGATCTCGCCACCGCCATCCTCGGGCCGGCGGAGCGGGTGCTGGCCAATCTCGGTACCCTTGCCACCACCTTCGAAAACGGCGACACGCTGGCCATGAGCATCCGCTTTGCGAGCGGCGCCACCGCGTTGCTGTCCGCCATCCTGGCGACGCCCTTCGACGGGCGGATCGCCGTCTATGGCAGCGAGGGCTGGGCGGAGGTGCGCGACAAGGCGCATCCGGAGCAATCGGAGGGCTGGACCGCCACCTACGTGCGGCGCGGCCGGCTGCGGGAGCAGATCGAATACCCTCCGGCCGTGGCGGTGCGGGCGAACGTGGAGGCCTTCGCCATTGCGGCGGCGGGCGGGGCGCCCTATCCGATCGCGACGGGACAGATGATCGAGACGGTGGCGGCGCTGGAAGCGGTGTTCGCCTCGGCGGCCACGGGCCAGCCGGCGCAGGTGCCGGGATAA
- a CDS encoding LysR family transcriptional regulator has protein sequence MSETLRDIRLFVAAYEERSFTAAAMREHGTQSGVSQHVRKLEERFGARLFSRDKGRVTPTPAGDAYYSRCVEMLRLHAATSQCMSQFGKGGSGDVSVGLMPTMTRIILAPAMRRFIEAFPNVSVRLVEAFSPTLTQSVLSGELDFAIVPSIPGRPGLKSWPFLTTHETLVSRFAPDRHLRPVRMGALGPLKLVLPGIANTRRRLIETYVASNGVAIERMLEMDSMMGTLDFVRGSDWCTVLPALMLDDAEVPAAFSVQPIVDPVQPLDLVVIEPSRNVISRAGQAFLEHLRVEAEQVNGRWAMRFAVEDAAARPAAG, from the coding sequence TTGTCCGAGACCTTGAGAGACATCCGCCTGTTCGTCGCGGCCTATGAGGAGCGCTCCTTCACCGCGGCGGCGATGCGCGAGCACGGCACCCAGTCGGGCGTCTCCCAGCATGTGCGCAAGCTGGAGGAGCGGTTCGGCGCGCGCCTGTTCTCCCGCGACAAGGGGCGCGTGACCCCGACGCCGGCGGGCGACGCCTATTACAGCCGCTGCGTGGAGATGCTGCGCCTGCATGCGGCCACGAGCCAGTGCATGAGCCAGTTCGGCAAGGGCGGGTCCGGCGACGTTTCCGTCGGCCTCATGCCGACCATGACGCGGATCATCCTCGCTCCCGCCATGCGCCGCTTCATCGAGGCCTTCCCGAACGTGTCGGTGCGGCTGGTGGAGGCGTTCAGCCCCACCCTCACCCAGAGCGTGCTCAGCGGCGAGCTGGACTTCGCCATCGTCCCCTCCATCCCCGGCCGGCCCGGGCTGAAGAGCTGGCCCTTCCTCACCACGCACGAGACACTGGTGAGCCGCTTCGCACCGGACCGGCACCTCAGGCCGGTGCGGATGGGCGCCCTCGGGCCGCTGAAACTGGTACTCCCGGGCATCGCCAATACGCGGCGGCGGCTCATCGAGACCTATGTCGCCTCCAACGGCGTGGCGATCGAGCGCATGCTCGAAATGGATTCTATGATGGGCACCCTGGACTTTGTGCGCGGCTCCGACTGGTGCACCGTCCTGCCCGCTTTGATGCTGGACGATGCCGAGGTGCCCGCCGCCTTCAGCGTGCAGCCCATCGTCGATCCGGTGCAGCCGCTGGACCTCGTGGTGATCGAGCCGTCGCGCAACGTGATCTCGCGGGCGGGGCAGGCCTTCCTGGAGCACCTGCGGGTGGAGGCGGAGCAGGTCAACGGGCGATGGGCGATGCGCTTCGCCGTAGAGGATGCGGCGGCCCGCCCCGCGGCAGGCTAA
- a CDS encoding glutathione S-transferase family protein, with product MNETSPLRIYELAGADPDLRFSPHCWKTRMALAHKGLEAEGVPWRFTDKDVIAFTGQGLVPVLIDGSECLHDSWRIALFLEERYPQRPSLFGGAAGLALTRFCNAFADATLVGPIARIIVLDIFDRLHEKDRDYFRASREKRFGMPLEEVAVDPEQKIAAFRALLAPLRLTLQQQPFLAGDAPAYADYCVFGMFMWARCVSPKELLASDDPVFAWRDRLLDAFGGFARNAPSA from the coding sequence GTGAACGAGACCAGCCCGCTGCGCATCTATGAACTGGCCGGCGCCGACCCGGACCTGCGCTTCAGCCCGCATTGCTGGAAGACGCGCATGGCCCTCGCCCACAAGGGCCTGGAAGCGGAAGGCGTGCCGTGGCGCTTCACCGACAAGGACGTGATCGCCTTCACCGGCCAGGGGCTGGTTCCGGTGCTCATCGACGGCTCGGAATGCCTCCACGATTCCTGGCGCATCGCCCTGTTCCTGGAGGAGCGCTATCCGCAGCGCCCCTCCTTGTTCGGCGGCGCGGCGGGGCTTGCCCTCACCCGCTTCTGCAACGCCTTCGCCGATGCGACGCTGGTGGGGCCCATCGCGCGGATCATCGTGCTCGACATCTTCGACCGCCTCCACGAGAAGGATCGCGATTACTTCCGCGCCTCGCGGGAAAAGCGCTTCGGCATGCCGCTTGAGGAGGTCGCGGTCGATCCCGAGCAGAAGATCGCGGCGTTCCGGGCGCTCCTCGCCCCGCTGCGCCTCACGCTGCAGCAGCAGCCGTTCCTCGCGGGCGATGCGCCGGCCTATGCGGACTATTGCGTCTTCGGCATGTTCATGTGGGCGCGCTGCGTCAGCCCGAAGGAACTGCTGGCCTCGGACGATCCGGTGTTCGCCTGGCGCGATCGCCTGCTCGACGCGTTCGGCGGCTTCGCGCGCAACGCGCCGTCCGCCTGA